From Methanosarcina lacustris Z-7289, one genomic window encodes:
- a CDS encoding DUF434 domain-containing protein: MQESSATFSLPDLKEKLLKPARDIRSILRWGYPKFATIRFVADHSQLGVEERHILTRVIMPPDKIVSRVRKKIACDSIEDRDLLLDGYNVLLSVDSLLKNEPMWFCDDGYIRDTRYYFSKAHQAEDIEEALDSVLEFLSEASPKSVTFLLDAQISRSGELAGFIRRKLKENGISGKARTSKTTDFDLKTEGGNPENNLVVATSDGIVIDSVLQALDIPACLMEKMGIEPVRLY, translated from the coding sequence ATGCAAGAGAGTTCTGCCACTTTTTCCTTACCCGACCTGAAAGAAAAATTGCTGAAGCCTGCCAGAGACATTAGAAGCATTCTGCGCTGGGGTTATCCTAAATTTGCAACCATCCGCTTCGTGGCTGACCACTCTCAGCTCGGTGTCGAGGAACGGCATATTCTCACAAGGGTGATTATGCCCCCGGATAAAATCGTATCCAGAGTAAGGAAAAAAATAGCCTGCGACAGCATCGAAGATCGGGACCTCCTTCTTGACGGGTACAATGTCCTTCTCAGCGTGGACAGCCTGTTGAAAAATGAGCCCATGTGGTTCTGCGACGACGGATATATCAGGGATACTCGCTACTACTTCAGCAAGGCGCATCAGGCTGAAGATATCGAGGAAGCTCTGGATTCTGTTCTTGAATTTTTATCTGAAGCTAGCCCGAAGTCAGTAACCTTCCTGCTTGATGCCCAGATCAGCCGGAGCGGAGAACTTGCCGGCTTTATCCGCCGAAAACTTAAAGAAAATGGGATTTCTGGTAAGGCCCGAACCTCAAAAACTACGGATTTCGACCTGAAAACCGAAGGAGGAAATCCCGAAAATAACCTCGTTGTCGCAACCTCCGACGGAATCGTTATTGACTCCGTCCTTCAGGCACTTGATATCCCGGCCTGCCTCATGGAAAAAATGGGAATTGAGCCGGTGAGGCTTTACTAA
- a CDS encoding type II glyceraldehyde-3-phosphate dehydrogenase, producing MAKAKIAVNGYGTIGKRVADAVRAQNDMEIIGISKTKPNYEAAVAHQLGYDIYAPAANLEAFEKAGMPAAGSIEEMVEKSDLVADCTPGGVGEANKALYEKAGVKAIWQGGEKHELTGFSFNAVSNYEGALGLDFVRVVSCNTTGLCRVIYPIDKAFGIKKVRATLARRAADPNDVKKGPINAIVPEPIKLPSHHGPDVKTVIPHINITSAAMKIPTTLMHLHTVNMELEKECTAEDVRKVLGSQSRIRFVGQGISSTAEIIEVARDIKRPRNDMWENCIWTDSVTMHEGELYFFQAIHQESIVVPENVDAIRAMMELESDGAKSIAKTNKAIGL from the coding sequence ATGGCTAAAGCAAAGATTGCAGTAAACGGTTACGGAACAATTGGGAAAAGAGTTGCAGACGCCGTACGGGCTCAGAACGACATGGAAATCATAGGCATTTCCAAGACAAAACCTAACTATGAGGCTGCAGTAGCCCACCAGCTCGGGTATGACATCTATGCCCCTGCCGCCAATCTGGAAGCCTTTGAAAAGGCAGGAATGCCTGCCGCCGGGAGTATTGAGGAAATGGTGGAAAAATCCGACCTGGTTGCGGACTGCACTCCGGGGGGAGTGGGGGAAGCCAATAAAGCCCTGTACGAAAAAGCCGGGGTAAAGGCCATCTGGCAGGGTGGTGAGAAGCACGAACTTACAGGTTTCTCCTTTAACGCGGTCTCAAACTACGAAGGGGCACTGGGCCTGGACTTCGTAAGGGTGGTTTCCTGCAACACAACAGGACTCTGCAGGGTCATCTATCCCATAGACAAAGCGTTTGGGATAAAGAAAGTAAGAGCAACTCTTGCCCGGAGGGCAGCCGATCCCAACGATGTAAAGAAGGGGCCAATCAATGCAATCGTGCCGGAACCTATCAAGCTGCCTTCCCACCACGGACCTGATGTGAAGACCGTTATTCCCCACATCAATATCACCTCCGCAGCCATGAAAATCCCGACGACTCTCATGCACCTGCACACCGTAAACATGGAGCTTGAGAAGGAGTGCACTGCCGAAGACGTCAGAAAAGTGCTTGGTTCCCAGTCCAGAATACGTTTTGTAGGGCAGGGCATATCTTCCACGGCTGAAATTATCGAAGTTGCCAGGGACATAAAGCGCCCCAGAAACGATATGTGGGAGAACTGTATCTGGACTGATTCCGTCACCATGCATGAAGGAGAACTCTACTTCTTCCAGGCTATCCACCAGGAGTCCATTGTGGTCCCTGAAAATGTGGACGCTATTCGCGCAATGATGGAGCTTGAGAGCGACGGTGCAAAATCAATTGCGAAAACAAATAAAGCCATTGGACTCTGA
- a CDS encoding CooT family nickel-binding protein: MCELSIIMLRGENREKVMESVAKILVEGTSIQLTGILGDRMTVEGSIREINFSRGEALIISK; encoded by the coding sequence GTGTGTGAACTCAGTATAATTATGCTTCGTGGAGAAAACCGTGAGAAGGTTATGGAGTCTGTAGCAAAGATTCTGGTAGAAGGAACCTCAATCCAGCTCACCGGAATTCTCGGAGATAGAATGACGGTTGAAGGTTCAATCAGGGAGATCAATTTCTCACGCGGGGAAGCTCTTATTATATCAAAATGA
- a CDS encoding alkaline phosphatase family protein — translation MSGIRNFKLFSVLVLFTTLLLFSAAFSAPASALTEVEVNPVNTPDGAVVLIMDGLSAPFIYPELTPHALDGTTLEKARLENIPEIGKNSARIIEFRAPQTFTEGGHSVLFTGNPGADSEFVSFKDATIFDVLHSEGYLCIAVMEKGDFGPICAEQDAILRDEKNSIKNMEIVLEQYEHSQDNPVPSGLLQLMEEEADMAPGYVASKETGEKYSGYNRWGIEAACAVVEYMGKNRPGQKYLLTVNVGAIDMSGHYRGNYGYIDCIESLDSELLPLYKLCGKNNLAFVLTADHGMAFTADGSKGGHQSEKYSVSDEAQMVPLIVYAQDVESGVIRGEFGQEDFVPTLLGILDVPDRPRFAEGEQILLTKHVNLKVKLPEKGTVELRKDGKIIESAGNDDQFLFLGLEPDNSYTARAVLDSGESLEEKEKEVFLKTDSVIEFGSKGAETKESESSLDGTKEGISSAGVLGEGESIFGRNSRHLIGYFLIGAINLAGFFVIMKILNKQG, via the coding sequence ATGTCCGGGATCCGAAACTTCAAACTATTTTCAGTTCTGGTTTTATTTACAACACTGTTGCTCTTTTCTGCAGCTTTTTCAGCTCCAGCCTCTGCACTTACCGAAGTGGAGGTAAATCCTGTCAATACACCTGACGGTGCAGTTGTGCTGATCATGGACGGTTTAAGCGCTCCTTTTATTTATCCGGAGCTTACGCCGCATGCACTTGACGGCACAACCCTTGAAAAAGCCAGGCTTGAGAACATTCCGGAAATAGGCAAAAACAGTGCCCGAATTATCGAGTTTCGTGCTCCTCAGACATTTACTGAAGGAGGGCATTCAGTCCTTTTTACTGGAAACCCGGGCGCAGACAGCGAGTTTGTTAGTTTTAAAGACGCAACTATTTTCGATGTTTTACACAGCGAGGGCTACCTCTGTATTGCTGTAATGGAAAAAGGGGACTTCGGGCCAATCTGCGCCGAACAGGATGCTATCTTGAGGGATGAAAAAAACTCCATAAAGAATATGGAGATAGTGCTTGAGCAGTATGAACATTCCCAGGATAATCCGGTGCCATCCGGGCTTTTGCAGCTAATGGAAGAGGAGGCTGACATGGCTCCGGGATATGTCGCCTCAAAAGAGACGGGGGAAAAGTATAGTGGATATAACAGGTGGGGCATTGAAGCCGCCTGTGCTGTTGTAGAGTACATGGGGAAAAACAGGCCCGGGCAAAAATACCTGCTGACTGTCAACGTAGGGGCAATTGATATGAGTGGGCACTACAGGGGCAACTATGGATATATAGACTGCATCGAAAGCCTGGATTCAGAGCTTTTGCCCCTCTATAAACTATGTGGAAAAAACAACCTTGCTTTTGTCCTGACCGCAGACCACGGCATGGCTTTTACGGCAGATGGGTCCAAAGGAGGACACCAGTCCGAAAAATACTCCGTTTCGGATGAAGCGCAGATGGTCCCACTCATCGTATATGCGCAGGACGTTGAGAGCGGGGTTATCAGGGGAGAATTCGGGCAGGAAGATTTTGTTCCTACCCTGCTTGGAATCCTTGATGTCCCGGACAGGCCCAGGTTTGCGGAAGGAGAGCAGATCCTGCTTACAAAACACGTAAACCTGAAAGTCAAACTTCCGGAAAAAGGAACCGTAGAACTCAGGAAAGACGGAAAAATAATCGAATCCGCAGGAAACGATGACCAGTTCCTTTTCCTCGGTCTTGAGCCGGATAACTCCTATACGGCCAGGGCTGTTCTTGATTCCGGAGAGAGCCTTGAAGAAAAGGAGAAAGAGGTTTTTCTTAAAACTGATTCGGTGATCGAGTTCGGAAGTAAAGGAGCCGAAACAAAGGAAAGTGAATCCTCTCTGGATGGAACAAAAGAAGGAATCAGTTCTGCAGGTGTTTTAGGGGAAGGAGAGTCAATTTTTGGCAGAAACTCAAGGCACCTGATAGGATATTTTCTGATAGGAGCAATAAACCTTGCAGGATTTTTTGTCATTATGAAGATTCTTAATAAACAGGGTTGA
- the ala gene encoding alanine dehydrogenase: MEVLWLAQEEVKSVVDMHSDMQVVERAFRQHGLGKVQMPPKSYLYYTAYNGDLRTMPAYLEEEDITGVKIVNVHPGNPMRNLPTVMALIILISPETGAPVAIMDGTYLTDIRTGAAGGIAAKYLARKDSKVIGLVGTGNQARTQLEALCEVFEPETVKINSRTKESCEQFIREMADFVPCEIRYEDRIEKVCDCDILVTTTPSRKPIVKASWIKEGTHINAIGADAVGKEELDPELLIRSKIIVDDMVQALHSGEVNVPLSKHYISENDIHAQLGEVIVDLKPGRTTEEEITIFDSTGLAIQDVATAHMVYERAVRAGLGRQVRMF; the protein is encoded by the coding sequence ATGGAAGTTTTGTGGCTGGCTCAGGAAGAGGTAAAAAGCGTTGTAGATATGCATTCTGATATGCAGGTAGTGGAAAGAGCTTTCAGACAGCATGGGCTTGGCAAGGTACAGATGCCCCCCAAATCCTATCTTTACTATACAGCTTACAACGGCGACCTGAGGACAATGCCTGCATATCTTGAAGAAGAGGACATTACAGGCGTAAAAATCGTAAACGTCCATCCCGGAAACCCCATGCGCAACCTTCCTACGGTAATGGCGCTAATTATACTCATTTCCCCTGAAACAGGAGCTCCTGTGGCAATTATGGACGGGACTTACCTGACCGATATCCGGACAGGAGCAGCCGGAGGGATTGCTGCAAAATACCTTGCAAGAAAGGACTCTAAAGTTATCGGTCTTGTAGGTACAGGAAACCAGGCAAGAACGCAGCTTGAAGCCCTCTGTGAAGTTTTTGAGCCCGAAACTGTGAAAATCAATTCCAGAACAAAAGAAAGTTGTGAACAGTTTATCCGGGAAATGGCAGACTTCGTGCCCTGTGAAATCCGGTATGAAGACCGCATTGAAAAGGTCTGCGACTGCGATATCCTTGTTACCACAACTCCTTCCAGAAAGCCAATCGTAAAAGCCAGCTGGATTAAAGAAGGAACCCATATAAATGCAATCGGAGCAGATGCGGTAGGAAAAGAAGAACTCGATCCTGAACTCCTCATCCGCTCCAAGATCATTGTCGACGACATGGTACAGGCACTCCACTCAGGAGAAGTAAACGTCCCCCTCTCGAAGCACTACATCTCGGAAAATGACATTCATGCCCAGCTTGGGGAAGTTATCGTTGACCTCAAACCCGGCAGGACAACTGAAGAGGAGATTACGATCTTCGATTCCACGGGGCTTGCGATTCAGGACGTTGCAACGGCACACATGGTCTATGAAAGAGCTGTTCGGGCAGGACTTGGCAGACAGGTCCGGATGTTCTGA
- a CDS encoding bifunctional fructose-bisphosphatase/inositol-phosphate phosphatase: MTSDSNFLKLCREAFKAADDATCDLVGTDSASSFICMGADGTPTTSIDLAAEDAIIEVLKADGRSMRILSEELGELVIGNSPEFSVVLDPLDGTYNASAGIPFYSVSIAFASHDLLDLRFGYVSNLALREEYYAEAGKGAYLNGKEIKPSVNSDLKSLCVSVYGYRQNVERTRQIYSNVRRVRLFGSVALELCYVASGRLDAFVDVRKALRVTDVAAGQLILEEAGGLVTDGYGKTLRLPDNVTARVELVASNGHVHKKMLSLLSGGKFGN, encoded by the coding sequence ATGACCTCAGATTCAAACTTTTTGAAATTGTGCCGGGAGGCTTTCAAGGCTGCAGACGATGCAACCTGTGACCTCGTAGGCACTGATTCGGCAAGCAGCTTCATATGCATGGGAGCTGACGGGACGCCGACTACCAGTATAGACCTTGCAGCAGAAGATGCTATCATCGAGGTGCTTAAAGCAGACGGCAGGTCCATGAGGATACTCAGCGAGGAACTTGGTGAACTTGTTATTGGGAATTCTCCTGAGTTTTCTGTTGTGCTTGACCCCCTCGACGGGACATATAATGCTTCTGCAGGAATTCCTTTTTACAGCGTTTCAATAGCTTTTGCCTCTCACGACCTCTTAGACCTCAGGTTCGGGTATGTGAGTAACCTTGCCCTCAGGGAAGAGTATTATGCGGAAGCCGGAAAGGGAGCATATCTTAATGGAAAAGAAATTAAACCCTCAGTGAATTCGGACCTGAAGAGCCTCTGTGTCAGTGTATACGGCTACAGGCAGAACGTGGAAAGGACCCGACAGATATACAGCAATGTCCGTCGCGTGAGGCTGTTCGGGAGTGTGGCGCTTGAACTGTGTTATGTAGCCTCAGGCAGGCTTGATGCCTTTGTGGATGTCCGAAAAGCTCTGCGTGTAACGGATGTTGCAGCAGGTCAGCTTATCCTTGAAGAAGCCGGTGGGCTTGTTACGGACGGATACGGAAAGACCTTAAGGCTTCCTGATAATGTTACCGCCAGAGTGGAGCTGGTTGCGTCCAATGGACACGTACACAAAAAAATGTTAAGCTTACTTTCAGGGGGAAAATTTGGCAATTAA
- a CDS encoding metallophosphoesterase encodes MLIGDIHGDLDALNFVMGMREELGCKNMLFLGDYVDRGLQGTEVLIKLFRLKLKEPQNIFLLRGNHETVDMNIYYGFFEEIGFDRGFLLNVSRTYDRLPVAAVISGHTFCVHGGINGTKSVDTITKEGAFPYLWNDPSKRPGISNSSRGSTVKEFGPDIVDGFLKTNGLKRIVRGHTALRTGYEWWFDGKLLSLFSCPDYVGLGNAAAFALLSKEELKIITFTNRSQ; translated from the coding sequence ATGCTTATCGGGGATATCCACGGGGACCTTGATGCCCTTAACTTTGTAATGGGAATGAGAGAAGAACTGGGCTGCAAAAACATGCTTTTTCTGGGGGACTATGTGGACCGCGGGTTGCAGGGCACAGAAGTCCTTATAAAACTTTTCCGGCTGAAACTTAAGGAGCCTCAAAATATTTTCCTGCTCCGAGGGAACCACGAAACCGTGGATATGAACATCTATTACGGTTTTTTTGAGGAAATTGGCTTTGACCGGGGTTTTCTCCTGAATGTCAGCAGGACATATGACAGGCTGCCGGTAGCAGCAGTAATCTCGGGGCATACCTTTTGCGTGCACGGAGGAATCAATGGAACCAAAAGTGTTGATACTATCACAAAAGAAGGCGCTTTTCCATATTTATGGAATGACCCTTCGAAACGTCCTGGAATTAGCAATTCATCAAGGGGTTCTACTGTTAAGGAATTCGGGCCTGATATTGTTGACGGCTTTTTAAAAACAAATGGTTTGAAAAGGATTGTAAGAGGGCACACAGCTCTCAGAACCGGATATGAATGGTGGTTTGACGGTAAACTGCTTTCCCTTTTTTCCTGCCCGGATTATGTGGGACTTGGAAATGCTGCTGCTTTTGCCCTGCTTTCGAAAGAAGAACTGAAAATTATTACCTTTACAAACAGGTCTCAGTAA
- a CDS encoding tetratricopeptide repeat protein: MDIDAIDKLVFHVIEKVAEDECDLDEVVEFVISFSREHSLSPETLLKLSFIFGNDEMYREKYAFSRACALIYSGKMREEAHMEAGKTASLLGLGGLAAREFEEVLEENPGNIEALCGYGAMLAELGELEAARTQYEKALEIHPFHIDTLCNYGCLLYRLKDLDGAEEAYKKALLLDPRHVGAHCGYGILLYKSGQKIEASYHYIRALELDPGHVESNFRYARLLKEKGEPLEAETYFIAALKADPESPKIHLFYARLLADHGIIHGARVHFRYALKIDPGDVEAHCEYAGLLARFGHRHEAEVQYKKALELDPGHFGSLWGYGDLLKEKGQYAEAEEIYRQAESKRSTW, encoded by the coding sequence ATGGATATAGATGCCATAGACAAGCTGGTTTTTCATGTAATCGAAAAGGTTGCAGAAGATGAATGTGATCTCGATGAGGTCGTTGAGTTTGTCATTTCTTTTTCACGTGAGCACTCGCTTTCGCCAGAGACCCTGTTGAAACTCTCCTTTATTTTCGGCAACGATGAGATGTACAGGGAAAAGTACGCATTTTCCAGGGCATGCGCCTTAATTTATTCAGGGAAAATGCGGGAAGAAGCCCACATGGAAGCGGGGAAAACAGCTTCTTTGCTGGGGCTTGGGGGTCTTGCTGCCAGGGAATTTGAAGAGGTGCTTGAGGAAAACCCGGGAAATATAGAAGCTCTCTGCGGATACGGAGCCATGCTCGCCGAACTCGGGGAACTTGAAGCTGCAAGAACCCAGTATGAAAAAGCCCTTGAAATCCATCCTTTCCATATTGATACGCTCTGCAATTACGGCTGCCTGCTTTACAGGCTCAAAGACCTGGACGGCGCTGAAGAAGCATACAAAAAAGCTCTTCTCCTTGATCCGAGGCATGTGGGAGCTCACTGCGGGTATGGGATTTTGCTTTACAAAAGCGGGCAAAAAATAGAAGCTAGCTACCATTATATCCGGGCGCTTGAACTTGACCCCGGACATGTGGAGTCCAATTTCCGCTACGCCCGTCTCCTTAAAGAAAAAGGGGAGCCCCTGGAAGCTGAAACCTACTTCATAGCAGCCCTCAAAGCAGACCCGGAAAGCCCGAAGATCCACCTGTTCTATGCCCGTCTGCTTGCAGACCATGGAATTATTCATGGGGCAAGGGTGCACTTCAGGTATGCCCTTAAAATTGACCCCGGGGATGTGGAAGCTCACTGTGAATATGCAGGGCTGCTTGCCAGGTTCGGGCACAGGCACGAAGCCGAAGTCCAGTACAAAAAAGCCCTTGAACTCGACCCAGGGCATTTCGGAAGCCTTTGGGGATACGGAGATCTGCTGAAAGAAAAAGGGCAGTACGCAGAAGCCGAAGAAATCTACAGGCAGGCAGAGTCTAAGCGGAGTACCTGGTAA
- a CDS encoding NAD(+)/NADH kinase, giving the protein MAIKKIGIASRCDRPEVLEMVRNILVNFRSKVQVYVSTATADVLGIEGTPVERMRDEGVELIISVGGDGTVLRNIAKMKDPLPILGINMGTLGFLVDVEPEDAIETIEEVLYGFSYIERMRVDVFLNGKMLETATNEVAVMSAKPAKIIQFEVHINDCSLDEIRADGVVFATPTGSTAYAMSAGGPIVNPRVNAIVVVPVAPFKLSSRPWVVPSDSEITVKLSDHKKEGVIAIDGQKSYRIRPDDIVKLKKSKYPARFVRISDTCFYERVQRKLS; this is encoded by the coding sequence TTGGCAATTAAAAAGATAGGGATTGCATCGCGCTGCGATAGGCCTGAAGTACTTGAGATGGTAAGGAATATTCTCGTGAACTTCCGGTCGAAGGTTCAGGTTTATGTCTCCACTGCTACAGCTGATGTCCTGGGTATTGAAGGGACTCCTGTTGAAAGAATGAGGGACGAGGGAGTCGAACTCATTATAAGTGTGGGAGGCGATGGGACAGTCCTGCGGAACATTGCCAAAATGAAAGACCCTCTCCCTATCCTGGGAATTAATATGGGCACTCTCGGTTTCCTTGTAGACGTGGAGCCTGAAGATGCAATTGAGACCATAGAGGAAGTCCTCTATGGATTTTCGTATATCGAAAGGATGCGGGTAGACGTATTCCTTAACGGGAAGATGCTTGAGACAGCCACTAACGAGGTCGCTGTAATGTCTGCAAAACCCGCAAAGATCATCCAGTTTGAAGTCCACATCAATGACTGCAGTCTTGATGAAATTCGCGCGGATGGTGTGGTTTTTGCAACTCCCACAGGCTCAACTGCCTATGCAATGAGCGCCGGAGGCCCTATCGTAAACCCGAGAGTAAATGCAATCGTGGTGGTTCCTGTTGCTCCTTTCAAGCTATCGTCAAGGCCCTGGGTTGTCCCTTCGGACAGCGAGATTACAGTAAAATTGTCAGACCATAAAAAAGAGGGTGTAATTGCAATTGACGGGCAGAAGTCTTACAGGATCAGGCCTGATGATATTGTCAAGCTGAAGAAATCAAAATATCCTGCGCGTTTCGTAAGGATTTCCGATACCTGCTTTTACGAGAGGGTTCAGCGGAAACTTTCCTGA
- a CDS encoding damage-control phosphatase ARMT1 family protein — MKMNPRCTYCMLSRVHFESKLSTDDEDLICKTIHECLAVMNKYYDPEAVSASVATKIHRKCYEVLEDDDPYAVTKKLISQAALKVLPAAKEKIYENSPDDGELFRRAVLASVIANYFDFGIMGFDASEDKFEAAFLKLFEHGLDVDDTPKMMGLFKDVIYIADNCGEILFDMIVFDVIKKLGGNITLVVRGGPILTDVTMEEVKEFEIDKKVDRVITTGSNAIGILIEEAPAELLDAMKDATLIISKGMANYETLSEHNFGPIAYMLLTKCECVAEDLGLEQGLSVAKLMNFP, encoded by the coding sequence ATGAAGATGAACCCACGCTGTACCTACTGCATGCTTTCGAGAGTGCATTTTGAATCCAAGCTTTCAACGGATGATGAAGATCTGATCTGCAAGACGATTCATGAATGCCTTGCCGTCATGAATAAATACTATGATCCTGAGGCGGTATCAGCATCCGTAGCTACTAAAATTCACAGGAAGTGCTATGAAGTCCTGGAAGACGATGATCCATATGCAGTCACAAAAAAACTCATCAGCCAGGCTGCATTAAAAGTCCTGCCCGCAGCAAAAGAAAAAATTTACGAAAACTCTCCTGATGACGGGGAACTCTTCAGGCGGGCAGTGCTTGCGTCGGTTATCGCCAATTATTTTGATTTCGGGATTATGGGCTTCGATGCCAGTGAAGATAAATTTGAAGCTGCTTTTCTAAAACTTTTCGAGCACGGGCTTGATGTTGATGATACCCCGAAGATGATGGGGCTCTTTAAGGATGTTATTTATATTGCCGACAACTGTGGAGAGATCCTTTTTGATATGATTGTTTTCGACGTGATTAAAAAACTCGGTGGAAATATCACACTTGTGGTCCGTGGAGGTCCCATTCTAACAGATGTTACAATGGAAGAGGTAAAAGAATTTGAAATTGACAAAAAAGTTGACAGGGTAATTACCACAGGTTCAAACGCTATAGGAATCCTTATCGAAGAAGCCCCTGCCGAACTTCTCGATGCAATGAAAGACGCAACCCTTATCATCAGCAAGGGCATGGCAAATTACGAGACCCTCTCCGAACACAATTTTGGACCGATTGCCTATATGCTCCTTACAAAATGTGAATGCGTGGCTGAAGATCTCGGGCTTGAACAGGGCCTGTCGGTTGCAAAACTGATGAACTTCCCCTGA
- a CDS encoding tetratricopeptide repeat protein, translated as MDFDAIDDFVYDVIGIIGSDQKNLSFAVDFALGYSREKSVPPKLLLDLSNACKQQKMHMEEYVFAKVCLIQASGKLHEDSCYALGIAAHVLGFSPEAEARYREILKGNPENADARCAYSELLLELGRIQEAENGYKTVLKTSPENVKANAGYAYLLTEHGHVDEAEECYLRALAGNPNYVPARGGYANLLFELGRLREAEKEYRLAMILDPEDPSLHHNFGVLLSFLERSSEAEAEYRKALSLNPRHRRTLFNYGNLLAREGRVSEAEEQYREALALDQNDAKVHSNYANLLARFGRRYEAEMEYKKALSLDPESVEGHYSYGNLLSELERLPDAEEEYKKALALNPYYPPLHYNYGLLMRKMSRFDEAKMQYAKAMQLDPDIGNKMTETWIILD; from the coding sequence ATGGACTTTGATGCTATTGACGATTTTGTGTATGATGTCATTGGAATAATCGGATCTGACCAGAAAAACCTATCATTTGCAGTCGATTTTGCTCTGGGCTACTCCAGAGAAAAATCTGTTCCCCCAAAACTCTTGCTTGACCTTTCTAACGCGTGCAAGCAGCAAAAAATGCACATGGAAGAATACGTTTTTGCAAAGGTCTGCTTAATACAGGCTTCCGGAAAACTCCACGAAGATTCCTGCTATGCGCTGGGTATTGCAGCACATGTACTGGGCTTTTCCCCTGAAGCCGAAGCAAGATACCGTGAAATCCTGAAAGGAAATCCTGAAAATGCAGATGCAAGATGTGCTTACTCTGAGCTTCTTTTAGAGCTAGGAAGGATTCAGGAAGCCGAAAATGGGTATAAAACTGTACTTAAAACCTCGCCCGAAAATGTAAAAGCAAATGCCGGGTACGCTTACCTCCTGACCGAACACGGGCATGTAGACGAAGCAGAGGAATGTTACTTGAGAGCACTGGCAGGTAACCCGAACTATGTCCCTGCCAGAGGTGGGTACGCAAACCTGCTTTTTGAGCTTGGAAGGCTAAGAGAGGCCGAGAAAGAGTACAGGCTTGCCATGATACTTGACCCTGAAGACCCAAGCCTCCACCACAACTTCGGTGTTTTACTCTCTTTCCTTGAGCGTTCTTCGGAAGCCGAAGCCGAGTACAGGAAGGCTCTTTCCCTTAACCCCAGGCACAGGAGAACTCTTTTCAACTACGGGAACCTTCTTGCACGGGAAGGCAGAGTCTCGGAAGCTGAAGAACAATACAGGGAAGCCCTTGCCCTGGACCAGAACGATGCAAAAGTCCATTCCAATTATGCAAACCTCCTTGCACGCTTCGGAAGAAGGTACGAGGCTGAAATGGAATACAAAAAAGCCCTCAGTCTCGACCCCGAAAGTGTTGAGGGACATTACAGCTACGGAAACCTTCTTTCGGAACTCGAACGCTTACCCGATGCAGAGGAAGAATACAAGAAGGCCCTTGCACTCAATCCTTATTATCCTCCTCTCCACTACAACTACGGACTGCTCATGAGAAAAATGAGTCGTTTTGACGAAGCTAAAATGCAGTACGCAAAAGCAATGCAGCTAGATCCGGATATAGGGAACAAAATGACCGAAACCTGGATTATTCTGGATTAA